A DNA window from Gillisia sp. Hel1_33_143 contains the following coding sequences:
- a CDS encoding RNA polymerase sigma factor translates to MRDNNYELLKVGDSSALVHIHARYSRMVYWLGKRIINDDFVVESLVQDTFLKLWANRDKIESEKHLFFFLRMVMKRECYSYYTSPQCKFFENINSLESYDNYQDYLAGYDPKEDAQNWKDQENQQEDFDQIIKVLPLLQPDRKRLIELCLKYEFRYKIIAKLMGTGITETRNEVSKTIQDLKNIINQNNVLEVHQPFKLKCDNKVQVTQEQQKVLELRCKHNYSFTSIANELNISQKEVHTAFIKAYKLMQEVQ, encoded by the coding sequence ATGCGGGATAATAATTATGAACTATTAAAAGTTGGTGATTCATCAGCGCTGGTGCATATTCACGCCCGATATAGTCGGATGGTCTATTGGCTGGGAAAAAGAATAATCAATGATGATTTTGTAGTAGAATCTTTAGTGCAGGACACCTTCTTAAAGTTATGGGCGAACCGCGATAAGATCGAGTCAGAAAAACATCTCTTTTTCTTTCTACGAATGGTGATGAAAAGGGAATGTTACTCCTATTATACTAGTCCTCAATGTAAGTTCTTTGAGAATATAAATTCTTTAGAAAGCTATGATAACTACCAAGATTATTTAGCCGGCTATGATCCGAAGGAAGATGCACAAAACTGGAAAGATCAGGAAAATCAACAGGAAGATTTTGATCAAATAATCAAAGTATTACCCCTACTCCAACCTGATAGAAAACGACTGATTGAACTCTGTTTAAAATATGAATTCCGCTATAAAATAATAGCTAAGCTAATGGGTACAGGTATTACTGAGACTCGTAATGAGGTAAGCAAAACTATCCAAGATCTTAAGAACATCATTAACCAAAATAATGTCCTTGAGGTACATCAGCCATTTAAATTAAAATGTGATAATAAGGTTCAGGTTACCCAAGAACAACAAAAGGTTTTAGAGCTGCGATGTAAACACAACTATTCCTTTACCTCAATCGCCAATGAACTTAATATTTCTCAAAAGGAAGTACATACAGCATTTATTAAAGCTTATAAGCTGATGCAGGAGGTACAGTAA
- a CDS encoding RadC family protein → MNTKVNEISIKYQGNFKMKDAPKISSSLSASELLFSRWDKDRIGLQECFKVLLLNNSNKVKGVFEVSNGGITGTLVDVRILFAVILKSLTTSVILVHNHPSGNLKPSEADKCLTQKIKNAGSLLDIKLLDHLILTPAGDYFSFADEGIL, encoded by the coding sequence ATGAACACGAAAGTTAATGAAATTTCAATAAAATACCAGGGCAATTTTAAAATGAAAGATGCCCCTAAAATTAGCTCTTCACTTAGTGCCAGTGAGCTATTATTTAGTCGTTGGGATAAAGACCGTATAGGCTTGCAGGAATGTTTTAAAGTGTTGCTTTTAAACAATTCCAATAAGGTGAAAGGGGTTTTTGAAGTGTCCAACGGAGGAATTACAGGAACGCTGGTTGACGTTCGCATCTTGTTTGCAGTGATCCTTAAATCCCTGACTACCTCGGTAATTTTAGTGCATAATCATCCATCAGGAAATTTGAAGCCTAGTGAAGCAGATAAATGCCTGACCCAAAAAATTAAAAATGCAGGTAGCCTTTTAGATATAAAGCTTTTAGATCATTTGATACTTACCCCCGCTGGCGATTATTTTTCCTTCGCAGATGAAGGGATACTTTAA
- a CDS encoding BfmA/BtgA family mobilization protein has translation MTTKSRLQIQSKTANRFREFSKKNNSNQSETLDLILDFFEKNNLSPFETLVPSKVSLETLIKKRIDAVIAILKNIEKTQTKPGFLMLELLMEGRSISKSILVEKNTSSSFNEKSLEQLELEISRLEKVLKATKQDLEYLLQKVEVKANTFGADYLKLNISPTEFEEFKIAIKRRS, from the coding sequence ATGACAACAAAATCCAGACTTCAGATACAATCAAAAACTGCCAATAGATTCCGGGAGTTTTCTAAGAAAAACAACAGCAATCAATCAGAAACTTTAGATCTGATCCTTGATTTTTTTGAGAAAAATAACCTCTCCCCTTTTGAGACTTTAGTCCCTTCAAAAGTGAGCTTGGAAACCCTGATCAAAAAAAGGATCGATGCTGTGATTGCTATTTTAAAAAATATTGAAAAGACCCAAACCAAACCTGGTTTTCTCATGTTGGAATTACTCATGGAGGGACGCTCCATTTCAAAATCCATATTAGTTGAAAAGAATACAAGTTCCTCTTTTAATGAGAAAAGTTTAGAACAATTGGAATTGGAAATCTCCAGACTCGAAAAAGTATTAAAAGCAACCAAACAAGATCTAGAATATTTGCTACAAAAGGTGGAAGTAAAGGCGAACACTTTTGGTGCAGATTATCTAAAACTAAACATCTCTCCCACAGAATTTGAAGAGTTTAAAATAGCCATAAAACGTAGATCATAA
- the mobB gene encoding MobB family relaxase, whose protein sequence is MYITISAQKLGGAYSQSAGDFVSYLEKENQGKSLMDKEYFFDQYEDKIYPYQVIKEIDENTSKLKLKEPKYYSITINPSKYELKHIHNNSEKLREFVREAMKEYAGSFNREINGKPIGVDDIKYFAKIEQERTYKSNDIAIRENKPYSNQIAHLKNELRKVERGEISGNIRQLENDIHKLVSDAPYKFQGQVIEPGMKKEGLQSHIHIIVSRKDASNSYSLSPGSKYKASEVEMHGKMIKRGFERDRFFQSSEKAFDKMFQYNRNYVESYTARKILSKDPKQYFLSLRSLGVNEKKIAFKMIRETGLQLPVLHLPTSTAGIAFKQLKRIIEVSLKASSIGY, encoded by the coding sequence ATGTATATCACAATCTCTGCTCAGAAACTAGGTGGCGCTTACTCGCAAAGTGCAGGTGATTTTGTGAGCTATCTCGAAAAAGAAAACCAGGGGAAAAGCCTTATGGATAAGGAATACTTTTTTGATCAATACGAAGATAAAATCTATCCATATCAGGTAATCAAAGAGATCGATGAAAATACTTCCAAATTAAAACTCAAGGAACCTAAATATTATTCCATTACCATAAATCCAAGTAAATACGAGTTAAAACACATTCATAACAATTCAGAAAAACTCCGGGAGTTTGTCCGGGAGGCCATGAAAGAGTATGCTGGTTCTTTCAACAGGGAAATTAATGGGAAACCCATAGGCGTAGATGATATTAAATATTTCGCTAAGATTGAACAGGAACGTACTTATAAAAGTAACGATATAGCAATTCGGGAAAATAAACCCTACAGTAATCAAATAGCACATCTTAAAAATGAGCTGCGGAAAGTAGAGCGCGGGGAAATTTCCGGGAATATCCGTCAACTAGAAAATGATATCCATAAGCTGGTCAGCGATGCGCCGTATAAATTTCAAGGACAGGTGATTGAACCGGGAATGAAAAAAGAAGGCTTGCAAAGTCATATCCATATTATCGTTAGTAGAAAAGACGCCTCTAATTCTTACAGTCTATCTCCGGGTAGCAAATACAAAGCTTCAGAAGTGGAGATGCACGGTAAAATGATAAAACGAGGTTTTGAAAGGGATCGTTTCTTTCAGAGTTCAGAAAAAGCATTTGATAAGATGTTTCAGTATAACCGTAATTATGTGGAAAGCTATACTGCTCGCAAGATACTCAGCAAAGATCCAAAGCAATATTTTTTAAGTTTAAGAAGTCTTGGGGTCAATGAGAAAAAGATCGCCTTTAAGATGATCCGGGAAACAGGCTTGCAATTACCAGTATTACATCTTCCTACCAGTACAGCTGGGATCGCTTTTAAACAACTAAAAAGAATAATTGAAGTAAGTCTTAAAGCAAGTTCTATTGGCTATTAA
- a CDS encoding tungsten formylmethanofuran dehydrogenase: MLGIKNIKTYEEWTSIFNPTSTYIGNWKKDSKIYFVGTDKNGKKGGMVSEIAENIPFKFVSIRHYGILDGDKEIIEGAKVEKWTGGFENYYFDENNGLTTVTIEVDAMEDFIDFFKNTFPKALNKLKEIIEK, from the coding sequence ATGCTGGGAATTAAAAATATTAAAACCTATGAGGAGTGGACCTCTATCTTTAATCCTACCTCCACTTATATAGGAAACTGGAAAAAAGATTCAAAAATATACTTTGTTGGAACGGATAAAAATGGTAAAAAGGGTGGAATGGTATCGGAAATTGCAGAAAATATTCCGTTCAAGTTTGTTTCCATTCGCCATTACGGGATTTTAGATGGGGATAAAGAAATTATTGAAGGTGCAAAAGTTGAAAAATGGACAGGTGGATTTGAAAATTATTATTTTGATGAAAATAATGGTCTTACTACAGTGACAATTGAAGTAGATGCTATGGAAGATTTTATTGATTTTTTCAAAAATACTTTTCCTAAAGCTTTGAATAAACTTAAAGAAATTATTGAAAAATAG
- a CDS encoding PepSY-associated TM helix domain-containing protein, translating to MRKTFKSKKRQKNKWKSYAGILHLWLGLLSGIVVFIMSITGCIYVFQDEIKDVIYEWRHVEALNKPFIAPSIIFDNVKKSFPDSEANMVVYQNSNRPATVSIMINEIPYDIYINPYNAEITHVQNLDTDFFLLVENLHRFLLLPEPIGKQVTGVSTIIFLVMLVTGLILWWPKKLKHASKNFKIKWNAKWRRKNYDLHRVIGFYLIFPAIIIAITGLSFTYEWVHDSFFTLGNINNNEKLEKAVPTFEKTNKKSTAKAIDLAFTKTQRLAPASGMYFVWEQGIGMPIMTGAYPESLEFDHQSNFYFDNTSGVLLSSKYYKDKSLGLKLQEMNYGLHTGQFFNLPGKILVFFFSLFIASLPITGVLVWYGRSNK from the coding sequence ATGCGAAAAACATTTAAGTCAAAAAAAAGGCAGAAAAACAAGTGGAAAAGTTATGCTGGAATATTACATCTGTGGTTAGGTCTTTTATCTGGAATTGTAGTTTTTATTATGTCTATTACTGGTTGTATTTATGTTTTTCAAGATGAAATCAAGGATGTTATTTATGAATGGAGACATGTGGAAGCATTAAATAAACCATTTATTGCCCCTTCTATTATTTTTGATAATGTAAAAAAAAGTTTTCCAGATTCCGAGGCTAATATGGTTGTTTACCAAAATAGCAACAGGCCTGCAACTGTATCCATAATGATCAATGAGATTCCGTATGATATTTACATAAACCCTTATAACGCTGAGATAACGCATGTCCAAAATCTAGATACAGATTTCTTCTTGCTTGTTGAAAACTTACATCGCTTTCTATTACTACCAGAACCTATAGGAAAACAAGTGACAGGTGTTTCAACAATAATATTTCTTGTAATGCTTGTGACAGGACTTATTCTATGGTGGCCAAAGAAATTAAAACATGCTTCAAAGAATTTCAAAATAAAGTGGAACGCAAAATGGCGTCGAAAAAATTATGACTTGCATAGGGTAATCGGATTTTATTTAATATTTCCAGCTATAATAATAGCCATCACAGGTTTGAGTTTTACATATGAATGGGTTCATGATAGTTTCTTTACACTTGGTAATATTAACAATAACGAAAAACTTGAGAAGGCTGTTCCCACTTTTGAAAAAACTAATAAGAAATCAACAGCTAAGGCTATTGATTTAGCCTTTACAAAAACTCAAAGATTAGCACCGGCTAGCGGAATGTATTTCGTTTGGGAGCAAGGAATAGGAATGCCAATTATGACTGGTGCCTATCCTGAATCTTTGGAATTCGACCATCAATCTAATTTTTATTTTGACAATACAAGTGGTGTTTTACTTTCCAGTAAATATTACAAAGATAAAAGCTTGGGATTAAAACTTCAAGAAATGAATTATGGACTGCATACAGGTCAGTTTTTCAATCTTCCAGGTAAAATACTTGTATTTTTCTTCAGTCTTTTCATAGCCTCCTTACCTATTACGGGAGTATTAGTGTGGTATGGAAGATCTAACAAATAA